Part of the Citrus sinensis cultivar Valencia sweet orange chromosome 2, DVS_A1.0, whole genome shotgun sequence genome, GAGCATCGACTATGTTATCAGCAGCAAGGCCATATTTACGCAACAATATGCCCCAGCCTCCGCCACTAATATGTCCACCAGTTCCTACAGAAGGGCAAGATCCAGCGGGAAAAGCAAGATTTGGGCTTTTCTCAGCAATTCTGTAGTAAAGTTGGCCAAGGGTGGCACCAACTTGAACCCATGCTGTCTTGTTTTCTACATCAATGCTAATTGAGCTGAGATTTATCATGTCAATGATGACAAACGGGGAATTATAAGAAGTACGAAAAGATAGACCTTCGTAGTCGTGACCGCCACTTCGAACTCTAATTTGCATGCCGTATTTCTGGGAACATTTAATGGCTGCTTGAATATGAGATACGTGAATTGGCGTGATAATGACCAGAGGCTTTGGGGTGGCCGGCGTTGAGAACCTGAGGTTTTGTAAAGTAAGTTCCAGGACAGATGAATATGAAGAGTTGTATTGGGTGTAGATCACTTTAGAAATGGAAGTGGAGTTCTCAGAATGTAGAGAAAGGCATTGAAGGAAACTCTCATGAGTATCAGCCGCAGCAGCTATCAATTGAAACGATAGTAGAAGAGCAAGAGTAGATGGGACAATCATAGTGCTTTGAGGCTTCATTTCTCTGTTGATGTTCAATAAGGTGCAGAGGTGCAAGAAAATTAATCGCTTATATACACCGATGCAGAGgatatttaacaataaaaaaaacatctTTAGTAAACTGCGAATTCTTACACGGTATCTAGCGTCTGGAGGGAATTCAAGCATCTAGATTGTATCagtcaataaattaatgaggtaaattaatttcttaaaaggTTCGTTTGCCTTGTCAAAGACATTGGgctctattttaattaactttgacCAATTTTGTGTTACATTTAATTACTTCTCGAGTTCTTGATATTATCCCTATCGGACTGAAGATAAacaattttaagaattttgttatgatataagcttttttttttttagtgaaataCACTTGGGTAATTAGTAATTAGtagatgaaaaataaaaatattgaactCTCAATCATGCAATATCAATCATATGTGACATCAAATTCATGATTGGAAATTAAAAACGTGAAAGAGGAGTGTTGCATCAACTTGATTGACGTACATAAGAGGAAGGCATGTAATACACAATTTTTGAAACATATAATGTATATAAGATCAAAGCGTGTATTATATAAACAATAGCTAACTAACTACATCCGAAGAAAGGTCACAGCGTGTAAACCAGAGTTGTCATGTTGGATGGCTAGGGATGTTATTGGAGATTAATTTCTAACTGCGTTATCAACGAAATCATATTACTATCGAGTCTATTAGCAAAGCATTTATTCAATAATGTCGTTCCCTCTAGAAGAATTTTCAATTAAGTAATTTTGACTGatgacttattattattatatccaATCACGTTTATACCGTATTCTTATCACAGAGAAACCTGGCTttctgatttatttattattattttctgtttttcttctaagatgaattttttatgCTGACTATATTAAGCTTCAAGTTGAATTTTCTGTAGGTGCAGTCATCGGTCAGAGTTTTCTTTCCCATGCAGGTACCCAACTTCTCATCATAATACTGCAAAGCTTTCTAAGTGACCAAGTTTCCCATAAGTAATTGAAACATTCGAAAAGATCAAATGAGACTAGCATATATTACATGCGTGTAGTTTATGTAGGATGAATCTATATCTGGTAAATAGTCATCGGTTTTCTGCAGTGGTTACTAAAAATGTTCAGGGaggtaaaattatttaaataataataataataataaggagaCAAAATGttctgccttttttttttttttataactcaAGATTATCCCTTTAATTATTAGATCTTAATTGAGATGATAGACTAGTAACATTTTGGAAGTAAACGTGTCTGATAACATTTAATTCATAGTTCAACTGGAATATTTGGTGGGGTAacactttttaattattggatGGGCTTTTGAACCAGTCAAATTGATTGGGCCCTCAGTTTGTTTTTCACCTTAATCTTTTGGAAAATacttaggtggcgtttgtttttttgtctgaaatctgaatagatttgaattagtctgaattctgaataggtctgaatgtctgaatctgaataatatgtttgttttttcgaCTGAATCtcgaaaaaaaaagtattaagttgttttttttttcaacttaaaaggctgaaaatatgtacttttacatttgtatccttattaaatttgaatgtcaaataaataatatattaaataccataatattttaacatttataagtaaaactatattcaagtgaatacataattattttagaattttaatatataaaataccataaatttcaaattttatcatatataatataagaaagaaaaaacatggatgtttttatgtggggtaaatatctataggtgagttttgggatagacatgaaaaataaattataaaacagggatatttttgacattagcaagtaattgacttaattcagatctctccattaagtaaaaagccaaaaaaattagcttattttattaagtcaaaattatgtaaaaagtctcattaagttataaaaacaaacgcttctaattaacttaattaattaagttaagtcactttaagtcattaagttaaaaaacaaacgccaccttagtgtagaaaaatacaagagaaagacgagagaaacaataaagaaattgGTAGAGAGAGAATGAGTGGATAGAGAGAGATAGTAAAATTCTCTCGTTTTTTTCTCgtgcttctctctctctagcactactctaatttttttttaggctTCAAACAAAGCCTTCTTTATAAGTGAAAGTGGGAGCCTTTTTCAGTTTTGGCTTATGAATAGTAGCTCTGTTTtctatattaataaatattaaaaacaggGGTGTAATCCAATGCAcggttaaaattgtaaatggaaaaaaaaaatagtaataattctAGCTAGAAATTGCTAATAGcaaaagaagggaaaaaaatacaaagacacactcaaaaaatttgatatttgagTAAATCAAAACTgaagtgaaagaaaaaaataaaaaacaaaagaaaaattaattttgtccaCCTCCCTTTAAATCAACAAATCTTATAACCAATTCAAATTTATGGTTTCtctaatatgatttttcaaaataaatgcacatgtattataaaatcatttacttGTTGTATGGATGATATAGTACctataatatattcaaaaatttattgtcaaataaaaatgcttgTTACTTCTTTGTCATTGGCAAATGTGTCACTACATAACCACTTATTGAATTACACTCGATCAACATTATGACAtgatgctatatatatatatatgagtgcTCTTAGTGCAttactcttttgaatttttatccTCAACTTCTTGCCACTGTGTGTTTTTGTGGCAATATATTCGAGTAAACAAGAGAAAACACCATCGTTTAGTTGTATAATAATTGTGAACAAGATAAAATTCATTGACTCTGCTGAAACAATTTAAACGAATGAAACAATAAATGATTTACTCCAGAAAGCTGGAATTAAAGGAATTTAAAACAAACGCGTGAATACatgatttaatttagttaatgtTAACATGAGAGACTCTTGCTTAAGGATTATAATGTCTAATCGTCTTTTTGCTTCCTCCAAGACGAAAGTGACGGGATGCTTTGTTCATTTCTAAAGAAATTATGAGGATCAACCATTGTCTTCACAACAACCAACCTGTCAAAATTATTCCTGAAATATTTTCTGCCCCAAATGCTAGCTTGTTTATAGCTAGTGTAGCCTCGTATTTTATTTGCTCCAATATCAATATCCCtgtaatttatatatgaagCACGAGGGTTTTTGGACACAAATGGAGTCAAGAAACTATGAAGTTTTCTGATCCAATTGATGCGCCTTTCGGCTGTTTCACTCCCTTCTTCGTACCAATATACCACTGGGCTCATTTTGTATATGTTACCAGCTCTATGAGGGAAAGGAATTGCTGACTCTGGAATCTCACTCATTTTCCCACCATATGGAACCAACATTATCTCAGCATTCCCGCCCTCTTTTTCGTTGAACAATTCGAATATTCCTTCAAATGCAATTTCAGGCATAGGCTCTCTTACATAGTCAGATTTTGCTTTGTAAAACCTCTTGGTGACAGGACTCCTGTTGAGCAAAACGTCCAAGGATGCCTCAATTGGGAAGCGTGCGTGGTGGAGCACAGCTCTAACCCAGCTAGTCTCAGTGCATTCTTTTTCCACTAAACCAAGTTCAGGGAAACTCTTCTGCATCAATGGAATGACTCCATCGACTCCTCCAAGAAATACAGATTCGAATGAAGCGATCACCGTCCTGTTTCCTCCCGTACTTGCATTCACACTGCTAAGAAATACCCCAGTGATTAAATCTTCATCAAACTTATCAGCAACGAACTGCCATCTGTGGACAAGCCGggttaaattttgtttcaaacttCGGCGGGAGCTGCATACTGTGACAGTTGATGGAACAGTAACCAACTCTACTTTCCAAGCAACGATGACTCCAAAGCTAGCTCCGCCGCCTCCGCGGATGGCCCAAAACAGATCTTCTCCCATTGATTTTCTATCTAGTAATCTTCCCTTAACGTCGACCAAGTGAGCATCAACTACATGATCAGCAGCAAGACCATATTTCCTTAACAATATACCATATCCTCCGCCGCTAAAATGTCCACCGACACCCACTGAAGGGCAAACTCCAGCCGGAAAGCCAAGAGTGCCACTCGTGTCAGCGATCTTGTGGTAAAGTTCGCCAATGGTTGCTCCTGCTTGAATCCATGCTGTTGTCTTCTCTACATCTATACTAATTGACCGgagatttattaaatctaTGACGACATAGGGCACATGGGATATATAAGAAAGGCCCTCATAATCATGACCCCCGCTTCGAACCCTAACTTGCATTCCATGCAATTGGGAACAAAAAATGACTGATTGAATGTGGGATACTTGCAATGGTTTGACAATGACTTGAGGTTTCGGGGTGGCTGCTGTTAAGAACCTTCGGTTTTGTATGGTGAAATCCAAGATGGATGAATACGAAGAGTTGTTTTGGGTGTAAATCACTTTAGAAATGGAGGTGGTGGAGTTGTCAGAATTTTGCAAAAGGCATTGGAGAAAATTCTCTTGAGCATCAGCCGAAGCTATTGAATGAAGTGACATTAGAAGAGCAAAAGCAAATGGGAGGAGTGAAGAGCTTGGAGTAGTCTTCATTTTTGTTCAATGTAATTAGTTTGGTACTTGAAAACCCAAAAGAGACCCCTTATTTATACATATCTCATCGACAGGCTGGCCGGCTAACTCTTCTGCGCGTCTGAAGAAAGTTCAAGTACTGGATTGTCCATTGCCATTAATCTCaacaagaaattaatgaaCGGCAAAATAAGATATCGGAAGATGTATTTAGCTTAATTCTTTGACCGagtaaatttttcttcttaataaattttccgATTCGTTTTCCTAGACAATGACTTGTAGTACCATATGTTGCCTTGCCAGTTTACGGTATTTGTCTAAATCTATCATGTAACTTGTATTAGGTAGTTCATGACGTTGATTCTTTCCCTTcgattgattattattattgtgtcGTAACCATTATTCAATATTCATCTAATTgaatgtttgtttgtttgcggTAGCCCAACTTCACATCATAACTATACCGTGTATGGACAGTTGGCCTTGCGGATATTACAATGATGAAACTTTGAATGAGTTGAAAcattcaacaaaattgaaattaaatgacaCCGAAGCCAAAGGGGAGAGGATAAAATGAAAGTCCTCGAGTAATTTACATACGTCAGAAATGACTAATTCTCGTTTCTTTGTGCAGGCCAAACTTCAAGATTATAATGCGGCTAGCTACGGATTTAATGGCTAACTCTGTTCTTCAATTGTCATGCTTCACGTAATAAGAGGATAAGCCTGAAATTCTTGAGCATTGAACCTGAAAGTTTTCAATCAATGAATACTACCTAAAACCATAAGCATGAAACCTTCAACAAATACCATCATGTGTGAACTGATTGACATGAAACTCCTTAACATGGAACCTTCAACAAATACTATCATCTCCTctgttttattgaattaaaccTTCTCTGTTTTGGTTTtagcaataaaatattttttgcaaTCTTTAAACTAATATGTTATACAATTTGAGTAATGCAATAACTCCATTATTCACAGAACACAGACATCATTTGACATAACGATTAACAAGCTGCAATGggaagattttttttactcCTGGAATGAGTAAGATTACTCCAAAGATTGAAAAGAAACCAAACAAgcagaaatttatttattttttatatatttatttatttatcagaTACTTTACAGTGTCtgagaataaaaatgtatGCACCATTCTTCTTCTACCATGGCAAGTGTGGCGTCACGCTTTGTTCATTCTTAAAGAAACTACTAGGATCTACCAATGCCTTTATATGAACCAACctgttaaaattattcttgAAGTGTTAAACACCCCAAATGCTAGCTTGTTTGTAGTTTGTGGTGTAACCTTCGTTATTCATACCTATGTCAAGATCCTTGTAATTGATATATGCTTCTCGAGAATCCTTAGAAACATAAGGAGTCAGGTAAGAGTACAATTCTCTGATCCAATTAATGTGCCTTTGAGAAGCTTCAATTCCTTCCTCTGCCCATACCACTAAGTGCTCAATTTGGCAAATGTTACCAGCTCTATGTCGAAATGGAATTTTGGACTCCGAAATCTCACTCATTTTCCCACTATAAggaaccaaaaataattgagtcgtctctccttcttcttcttagaACCTTTCATATATCCCTTCCAATGCAACTTCGCGAATAGGTAACCTCACGTAATCAGATTCACTTTCAAGAACCCTTCGAGGATAGTGGTCCTTTCAAGTAACACATCCCGGGATTCTCTCTTTTGGAATCCGGCAAAGCAGAGAACAGACTTAATCCAGCTCAATTCTATACAGTCTTGTTTCACTAAACCAAGCACATGGAAGCTCTGGTCCATCAATGGAAGAAGCCTGTCAACCCCACCAAGAAACAAGCCTGAGAAGAGAGCCTGCATcgttctttttccttttgctgTTGCATCCACTAGTCTTCTTAAGAATATTCTGAGGATTAAATCTTCATCAAGTTTGTCAGCAATGTATTGCCATTTGTTAAGAATCTTagtttcattttgtttcaGGGTTGGACAGTGAATACAGTCACCGTTTGCGGAACGGTTACTAGCTTTATCTTCCAAGCTATGATGACCCCAAAGCTAGCACCCCCACCTACCAGGATGGCCCAAAATAGATCTTCTCCCATTGATTCCCTATCTAAAAATCTACCTTCAACGTCAATTAAGTGAGCATCGACAACATGATCAGCAGCAAGGCCGTATTTCCGCAATAACAAGCCGTATCCTCTACCGCTAAAATGTCCATCAACACCCACGGAATGGCAAATTCCAGCTAGAAAAGCTAGAATTTTGCTTTTCTCAGCAATTTTATAGTAGAGTTGGCCTATGGTTGCACTTGATTGGACGCATGCAATTTCATTTTCTACATCAACATTGATTGAGCTGAGGTTTATCAAATCAATAATGATTAATGGGACATTGGAAACAtatgatacaccctcaaagtaaTGGCCACCACCTCGAACTCTAATTTCCAAGCCATGTTTCTGGGAATATATTGTGATATAGAAGTTAATCACTTCTACAACCTTAAGGGAGTTACGACCAGCAAGGGGGAACTTAGATTTCTAAAAGTTAAGAACAAGGATCGCTAGGTGGGAATTAAAGCCCCCTCGAGGtgggaaataatttttaaatatatataataatattatatttttaaataaaa contains:
- the LOC127899744 gene encoding tetrahydroberberine oxidase-like; amino-acid sequence: MKTTPSSSLLPFAFALLMSLHSIASADAQENFLQCLLQNSDNSTTSISKVIYTQNNSSYSSILDFTIQNRRFLTAATPKPQVIVKPLQVSHIQSVIFCSQLHGMQVRVRSGGHDYEGLSYISHVPYVVIDLINLRSISIDVEKTTAWIQAGATIGELYHKIADTSGTLGFPAGVCPSVGVGGHFSGGGYGILLRKYGLAADHVVDAHLVDVKGRLLDRKSMGEDLFWAIRGGGGASFGVIVAWKVELVTVPSTVTVCSSRRSLKQNLTRLVHRWQFVADKFDEDLITGVFLSSVNASTGGNRTVIASFESVFLGGVDGVIPLMQKSFPELGLVEKECTETSWVRAVLHHARFPIEASLDVLLNRSPVTKRFYKAKSDYVREPMPEIAFEGIFELFNEKEGGNAEIMLVPYGGKMSEIPESAIPFPHRAGNIYKMSPVVYWYEEGSETAERRINWIRKLHSFLTPFVSKNPRASYINYRDIDIGANKIRGYTSYKQASIWGRKYFRNNFDRLVVVKTMVDPHNFFRNEQSIPSLSSWRKQKDD